The Muntiacus reevesi chromosome 7, mMunRee1.1, whole genome shotgun sequence genome includes a region encoding these proteins:
- the LOC136171954 gene encoding solute carrier family 23 member 3-like isoform X1: protein MSQSPPNAIQLQSAGSQRTLAPLPWPPDVQNPPSHSWASLCGPPPWGLSCLLALQLLASSLFACGVSTSLQTWMGSRLPLVQAPSLQFLIPALVLTSQKLPLALRTPGNSSLVLRLCGGPGCHGLELWDTSIREVSGAVVISGLLQDTLGLLGGPDHLFPRCGPLVLAPSPVVAGLSVYREVTLLCFTHWGLASLLIVLMVVCSQHLGFCLLPPRAWRPASTSSTHTHLLAFRFLSVLIPVACVWTVSALLGLSIIPGELSAPTKAPWFWLPHPAEWDWLLLTPRALAAGISMVLAASTSSLGCYALCGQLLHLPSPPPHACSRGLSLEGLGSVLAGLLGSLMGTASSFPNVGTVGLLQAGPRRVAHLVGLFCVALGLSPRLAQLLTTIPLPVLGGVLGVTQAVVLSTGFSSFHLADIDSGRNVFIVGFSIFTALLLPRWFREAPVLLSTGWSPLDVLLRSLLTEPIFLAGLLGFLLENTIPGTWLERGLGQGLPPPFTARKAPMPQKSKERVDQEYELPFSIQNLCPCIPQPLRCLCPLPQDFGNEERGPSEPGEIADLLPDFGDQCPQPSRGESQ from the coding sequence ATGAGCCAGTCACCCCCCAACGCCATACAGCTCCAGTCTGCGGGTTCCCAGAGAACCCTGGCTCCCCTGCCATGGCCACCTGATGTCCAAAATCCCCCCTCTCATTCTTGGGCCTCTCTGTGCGGGCCTCCTCCCTGGGGCCTCAGCTGTCTTCTGGCTCTGCAGCTCCTGGCTTCCAGCCTCTTTGCATGTGGTGTGTCTACCTCCCTGCAAACTTGGATGGGCAGCAGGCTGCCTCTTGTCCAGGCTCCATCCTTACAGTTTCTTATCCCCGCCCTGGTGCTGACCAGTCAGAAGTTACCTCTGGCTCTCCGGACACCTGGAAACTCCTCACTTGTGCTGCGCCTCTGTGGGGGGCCTGGCTGCCATGGCTTGGAGCTCTGGGACACTTCTATCCGAGAGGTGTCTGGGGCCGTGGTGATCTCTGGGCTGCTGCAGGACACTCTGGGGCTGTTGGGGGGTCCTGACCACTTGTTCCCCCGCTGTGGGCCCCTAGTGCTGGCCCCCAGCCCGGTTGTGGCAGGGCTCTCTGTCTACAGGGAAGTAACTCTGCTCTGCTTCACTCACTGGGGCCTGGCATCGCTGCTGATTGTGCTCATGGTGGTCTGTTCTCAGCACCTGGGCTTCTGCCTGCTACCTCCACGTGCCTGGAGGCCAGCTTCAACCTCTTCAACCCATACTCACCTCCTGGCCTTCAGGTTCCTCTCGGTGCTGATCCCAGTGGCCTGTGTGTGGACTGTTTCTGCCCTTCTGGGTCTCAGCATCATCCCTGGGGAGTTGTCTGCCCCCACCAAGGCACCGTGGTTTTGGCTGCCTCACCCAGCTGAGTGGGACTGGCTGTTGCTGACACCCAGGGCTCTGGCTGCAGGCATCTCCATGGTCTTGGCAGCCTCCACCAGCTCCCTGGGCTGCTACGCCCTCTGTGGCCAGCTGCTGCATTTGCCTTCTCCACCTCCGCACGCCTGTAGCCGAGGGCTGAGCCTGGAGGGACTGGGCAGTGTGCTGGCTGGGCTGCTGGGAAGCCTCATGGGCACTGCATCCAGCTTCCCCAATGTGGGCACAGTGGGTCTTCTCCAGGCTGGACCTCGGCGAGTGGCCCACTTGGTGGGGCTGTTCTGCGTGGCGCTGGGGCTCTCCCCAAGGCTAGCCCAGCTCCTCACCACCATCCCGCTGCCTGTGCTTGGTGGAGTGCTGGGGGTGACCCAGGCCGTGGTTCTGTCTACTGGATTCTCCAGCTTCCACTTGGCTGACATTGACTCTGGGAGGAATGTCTTCATTGTTGGCTTCTCCATCTTCACGGCCCTGTTGCTGCCGAGGTGGTTTCGGGAAGCTCCAGTCCTACTGAGCACAGGCTGGAGCCCCTTGGATGTGTTACTGCGCTCACTGCTCACAGAGCCCATCTTCCTGGCGGGACTCTTGGGCTTCCTCCTAGAGAACACCATTCCTGGCACATGGCTTGAGCGAGGTCTAGGGCAAGGGCTGCCACCTCCTTTCACTGCCCGAAAGGCTCCAATGCCTCAGAAGTCTAAGGAGAGGGTAGATCAAGAGTATGAGCTTCCTTTCTCCATCCaaaacctgtgtccctgcattcCCCAACCCCTCCGTTGCCTCTGCCCGCTGCCCCAAGACTTTGGGAATGAGGAAAGAGGGCCCTCTGAGCCCGGAGAGATAGCTGACTTGCTGCCTGACTTTGGGGACCAGTGCCCTCAGCCTAGCAGAGGAGAGTCCCAGTAA
- the LOC136171954 gene encoding solute carrier family 23 member 3-like isoform X2 — protein sequence MSQSPPNAIQLQSAGSQRTLAPLPWPPDVQNPPSHSWASLCGPPPWGLSCLLALQLLASSLFACGVSTSLQTWMGSRLPLVQAPSLQFLIPALVLTSQKLPLALRTPGNSSLVLRLCGGPGCHGLELWDTSIREVSGAVVISGLLQDTLGLLGGPDHLFPRCGPLVLAPSPVVAGLSVYREVTLLCFTHWGLASLLIVLMVVCSQHLGFCLLPPRAWRPASTSSTHTHLLAFRFLSVLIPVACVWTVSALLGLSIIPGELSAPTKAPWFWLPHPAEWDWLLLTPRALAAGISMVLAASTSSLGCYALCGQLLHLPSPPPHACSRGLSLEGLGSVLAGLLGSLMGTASSFPNVGTVGLLQAGPRRVAHLVGLFCVALGLSPRLAQLLTTIPLPVLGGVLGVTQAVVLSTGFSSFHLADIDSGRNVFIVGFSIFTALLLPRLEPLGCVTALTAHRAHLPGGTLGLPPREHHSWHMA from the exons ATGAGCCAGTCACCCCCCAACGCCATACAGCTCCAGTCTGCGGGTTCCCAGAGAACCCTGGCTCCCCTGCCATGGCCACCTGATGTCCAAAATCCCCCCTCTCATTCTTGGGCCTCTCTGTGCGGGCCTCCTCCCTGGGGCCTCAGCTGTCTTCTGGCTCTGCAGCTCCTGGCTTCCAGCCTCTTTGCATGTGGTGTGTCTACCTCCCTGCAAACTTGGATGGGCAGCAGGCTGCCTCTTGTCCAGGCTCCATCCTTACAGTTTCTTATCCCCGCCCTGGTGCTGACCAGTCAGAAGTTACCTCTGGCTCTCCGGACACCTGGAAACTCCTCACTTGTGCTGCGCCTCTGTGGGGGGCCTGGCTGCCATGGCTTGGAGCTCTGGGACACTTCTATCCGAGAGGTGTCTGGGGCCGTGGTGATCTCTGGGCTGCTGCAGGACACTCTGGGGCTGTTGGGGGGTCCTGACCACTTGTTCCCCCGCTGTGGGCCCCTAGTGCTGGCCCCCAGCCCGGTTGTGGCAGGGCTCTCTGTCTACAGGGAAGTAACTCTGCTCTGCTTCACTCACTGGGGCCTGGCATCGCTGCTGATTGTGCTCATGGTGGTCTGTTCTCAGCACCTGGGCTTCTGCCTGCTACCTCCACGTGCCTGGAGGCCAGCTTCAACCTCTTCAACCCATACTCACCTCCTGGCCTTCAGGTTCCTCTCGGTGCTGATCCCAGTGGCCTGTGTGTGGACTGTTTCTGCCCTTCTGGGTCTCAGCATCATCCCTGGGGAGTTGTCTGCCCCCACCAAGGCACCGTGGTTTTGGCTGCCTCACCCAGCTGAGTGGGACTGGCTGTTGCTGACACCCAGGGCTCTGGCTGCAGGCATCTCCATGGTCTTGGCAGCCTCCACCAGCTCCCTGGGCTGCTACGCCCTCTGTGGCCAGCTGCTGCATTTGCCTTCTCCACCTCCGCACGCCTGTAGCCGAGGGCTGAGCCTGGAGGGACTGGGCAGTGTGCTGGCTGGGCTGCTGGGAAGCCTCATGGGCACTGCATCCAGCTTCCCCAATGTGGGCACAGTGGGTCTTCTCCAGGCTGGACCTCGGCGAGTGGCCCACTTGGTGGGGCTGTTCTGCGTGGCGCTGGGGCTCTCCCCAAGGCTAGCCCAGCTCCTCACCACCATCCCGCTGCCTGTGCTTGGTGGAGTGCTGGGGGTGACCCAGGCCGTGGTTCTGTCTACTGGATTCTCCAGCTTCCACTTGGCTGACATTGACTCTGGGAGGAATGTCTTCATTGTTGGCTTCTCCATCTTCACGGCCCTGTTGCTGCCGAG GCTGGAGCCCCTTGGATGTGTTACTGCGCTCACTGCTCACAGAGCCCATCTTCCTGGCGGGACTCTTGGGCTTCCTCCTAGAGAACACCATTCCTGGCACATGGCTTGA